From Candidatus Binatus sp., a single genomic window includes:
- a CDS encoding FHA domain-containing protein, with protein MNSSNRNARGCLFALFFLLCFGVRVTAADASLKITTGNPGLEHFDADGGVQLDFGLTDQNGNPVGNLRPDNVKVFEDGKQAKILDFRGVGQGRPVDIVFVLDVTESMQPYIDAVKQNVIAFAQELQANSRDYRLGLVTFEDYVVSAYPDCNCAYRNSFTSNVKQFSDWVGSLHAGGGGDIPEDQLDALAYAAKFPFRPEAEGIIIIVTDAPPHHDGDGSADTSHDQAFWDHHTRGVQVTDLTGAKVADMLKKNGLTLYAVVPPPFIAPEYQEIVDATHGRSYNIITEAGRFASLVREIGHSIATEYSLTYRTPRPIEDGTNRSVQLKIDYNGEAGEAETAYQVRGIGGAAINVPEDAGTGGGNSTGTGLRQFSFNWWNGAVPLLAIIGLFGLSRMRFGVSADELKAIVEAQGAPSLRMPSAPPPAARAVQRPPARASQSPMTAPRGAGSTQGARLVAVDRIDPVAAEYSLMKDEISIGRGEDNDVVIPHASVSRQHARLMRRDGGFELMDLNSTNGSYVDDRQIHGSAFVSAGSRLRLGDIRFVLQL; from the coding sequence ATGAACTCGTCGAATCGAAACGCCCGCGGCTGTCTGTTCGCGCTTTTCTTTCTGCTCTGCTTCGGGGTTCGAGTGACCGCGGCGGATGCGAGTTTGAAAATAACGACCGGAAATCCGGGCCTCGAGCATTTCGACGCCGACGGCGGGGTGCAGCTCGACTTCGGTCTGACCGATCAGAACGGCAATCCGGTCGGCAATCTTCGTCCCGACAACGTGAAAGTATTTGAAGACGGCAAGCAAGCCAAAATTCTGGATTTTCGCGGCGTCGGCCAGGGCCGTCCGGTGGATATCGTGTTCGTGCTGGACGTGACGGAATCGATGCAGCCCTATATCGACGCGGTCAAGCAGAACGTGATCGCGTTTGCGCAGGAGCTGCAGGCCAACAGCCGCGACTACCGGCTCGGACTGGTGACCTTCGAGGATTACGTGGTCTCGGCGTATCCCGACTGCAACTGCGCCTATCGCAACTCGTTTACCTCGAACGTCAAGCAGTTCAGTGACTGGGTGGGCAGCCTGCACGCGGGCGGCGGCGGCGACATCCCCGAGGATCAGCTCGACGCGCTTGCCTATGCAGCGAAGTTTCCGTTCCGCCCCGAGGCCGAAGGCATCATCATTATCGTCACCGACGCGCCGCCTCATCATGACGGCGACGGCTCGGCCGACACCTCCCACGATCAGGCCTTCTGGGACCATCATACTCGCGGGGTGCAGGTGACGGATCTGACAGGCGCCAAAGTCGCCGACATGCTCAAGAAGAATGGGCTCACTCTGTATGCGGTGGTTCCGCCGCCGTTCATCGCGCCCGAGTACCAGGAGATCGTCGATGCGACGCACGGCCGTTCGTACAATATCATCACCGAAGCAGGCCGCTTCGCGTCGCTGGTGCGCGAAATCGGCCATTCGATCGCGACGGAGTATTCGCTGACCTATCGAACGCCGCGGCCGATTGAAGACGGCACCAATCGCAGTGTCCAACTGAAGATCGATTACAACGGGGAAGCGGGCGAGGCTGAGACCGCGTACCAGGTGCGGGGGATCGGCGGCGCAGCGATTAACGTGCCGGAGGATGCGGGCACGGGCGGTGGGAACTCGACCGGCACGGGGCTTCGGCAATTCTCGTTCAACTGGTGGAACGGAGCGGTACCGTTGCTCGCAATCATCGGGCTGTTTGGGCTGTCGCGAATGAGGTTCGGGGTCTCGGCCGACGAACTCAAGGCCATTGTCGAGGCGCAGGGCGCGCCCTCGCTCAGGATGCCGTCGGCGCCGCCGCCAGCAGCGCGCGCGGTCCAGCGCCCGCCCGCACGAGCGTCGCAATCGCCGATGACCGCGCCTCGCGGCGCGGGGAGTACGCAGGGCGCGCGGCTGGTGGCAGTCGATCGCATCGATCCGGTGGCGGCGGAATACTCGCTGATGAAAGACGAGATATCGATCGGCCGCGGCGAGGACAACGACGTCGTCATTCCGCACGCGAGCGTGTCGCGCCAGCACGCGCGCTTGATGCGCCGCGACGGTGGATTCGAACTGATGGATCTGAATTCGACTAACGGCAGCTACGTGGACGATCGCCAGATACATGGCTCGGCGTTCGTCAGCGCCGGCAGCCGGCTGCGCCTGGGCGACATCCGGTTCGTGCTGCAGCTGTAG
- a CDS encoding DUF1329 domain-containing protein, translated as MRQSPLRIVVGTLLATMLCSLPRARAEVKPGDVITKDNASKVADLVSPGNYVLVREDMQLRIVPTDKLDWPPPFKAATEKYSAQVQLGADGALKGYVSGQPFPLVDPNDPQVATKVMWNFSYRPLYSDDIDMRYPEVATFAKNAAGSPLSYYTVGHFAFYNNIGRIEVPPIPVDPDGVASGLRYRFGFYPFLEPSSLRGYGMVRQRHIDPAIEDNTWVFNPATRKLRRESAAVLSDAIGALPGFSGGGGGGYGGGAGGSSGASAYANTLDPDSYFGFSAKIEDFNYRLLGEKQMLASVHAVHSPETQCPLDGGKTICPEDWEMRHLYVIEADSKPGRDATIPKRIFYIDSEGWFITASDQYDRDGKLWKTIATFNTYRDRPVPDARVAIYPYKRMFQLGLVDEDLDTGYSSIVYMPGATAPDRECWYIDMGTVDNAFLEPQALERAGH; from the coding sequence ATGCGACAGTCACCGTTGCGAATCGTGGTCGGAACCTTGCTGGCGACGATGCTGTGCTCGTTGCCGCGCGCGCGGGCCGAGGTCAAACCCGGCGATGTAATCACCAAGGACAATGCATCCAAGGTCGCCGACCTGGTCAGCCCCGGCAACTACGTGCTGGTCCGCGAGGACATGCAGCTCAGGATCGTGCCGACCGACAAGCTCGATTGGCCGCCGCCGTTCAAAGCCGCCACCGAGAAGTACTCGGCGCAGGTCCAGCTCGGGGCCGACGGCGCCCTCAAGGGTTACGTCTCCGGCCAGCCGTTTCCGCTGGTCGATCCCAACGATCCGCAAGTGGCGACCAAGGTAATGTGGAATTTCAGCTACCGGCCGCTCTACAGCGACGACATCGATATGCGCTATCCCGAGGTTGCCACCTTCGCCAAGAACGCCGCCGGCTCGCCGTTGAGCTACTACACGGTGGGGCACTTCGCCTTCTACAACAATATCGGCCGCATCGAGGTGCCACCGATACCGGTCGATCCCGACGGCGTGGCCAGCGGCCTCCGTTATCGCTTCGGCTTCTATCCGTTTTTGGAACCGTCGTCACTGCGCGGCTACGGGATGGTGCGGCAGCGGCATATCGATCCCGCGATCGAGGACAACACTTGGGTGTTCAATCCCGCCACCCGCAAGCTGCGCCGTGAATCCGCGGCGGTGCTCTCAGACGCGATAGGCGCACTGCCGGGATTCAGCGGTGGAGGCGGTGGTGGCTATGGCGGCGGCGCCGGAGGATCCAGCGGAGCCAGCGCTTACGCTAACACGCTCGATCCGGACTCATACTTCGGCTTCTCGGCTAAGATCGAAGACTTCAATTACAGACTCCTGGGCGAGAAGCAGATGCTCGCGTCGGTGCACGCCGTGCATTCGCCCGAGACGCAATGCCCCCTCGACGGCGGCAAAACCATTTGCCCCGAAGACTGGGAGATGCGCCATCTGTACGTGATCGAAGCGGACTCGAAGCCGGGCCGTGACGCGACGATTCCCAAGCGAATCTTCTACATCGATTCAGAAGGATGGTTCATCACGGCCTCGGATCAGTACGATCGCGACGGCAAGCTGTGGAAGACTATCGCGACCTTCAACACTTATCGCGACCGGCCCGTGCCGGACGCGCGAGTCGCCATTTATCCATACAAGCGGATGTTCCAACTGGGTCTGGTCGATGAGGATCTCGACACCGGCTACAGTTCGATCGTCTATATGCCCGGCGCGACCGCGCCCGATCGCGAATGCTGGTATATCGACATGGGAACGGTGGACAACGCCTTTCTGGAGCCGCAGGCGCTGGAGCGAGCCGGGCACTGA
- a CDS encoding 2-hydroxychromene-2-carboxylate isomerase yields MTLQYDLFWSFRSPYSYLVTPRLIELEREYDVKANVRPVYPIAIRIPGFFKQVNPMWPPYLLRDCSRIAEMLGMPFTWPSPDPIVMNMSTAVVANEQPYIHRLTRLGAAAAALGKGLPFLAAVSAVIFGGVRDWHLGGHLAGATQRAGLDLTRLDSEIERDPDRYEAAIAENEAAQKRAGHWGVPLMVFNDEPFFGQDRFDLLRWRMQRNGLARRR; encoded by the coding sequence ATGACACTCCAATATGATCTGTTCTGGTCCTTCCGCTCGCCGTATTCCTACCTCGTTACGCCGCGCCTGATTGAATTAGAACGCGAGTACGACGTGAAGGCCAATGTGCGGCCGGTTTATCCGATCGCGATCCGGATTCCCGGCTTTTTCAAACAGGTGAACCCGATGTGGCCGCCCTATTTGCTTCGCGATTGCTCGCGTATCGCGGAGATGCTGGGCATGCCGTTCACCTGGCCCAGCCCCGATCCGATCGTCATGAACATGAGCACCGCCGTGGTGGCCAACGAGCAACCGTACATCCACAGGTTGACCAGGTTGGGCGCCGCCGCCGCCGCGCTGGGCAAGGGACTGCCGTTCCTCGCAGCAGTGAGCGCAGTCATTTTCGGCGGCGTCAGGGACTGGCATCTCGGCGGCCATCTCGCCGGCGCGACACAGCGCGCAGGGCTGGACCTCACGAGACTCGATTCGGAAATCGAGCGCGATCCCGATCGTTATGAAGCTGCGATCGCCGAAAATGAGGCCGCGCAGAAACGCGCCGGCCATTGGGGCGTCCCGCTGATGGTGTTCAACGACGAGCCGTTTTTCGGGCAGGACCGCTTCGATCTGCTGCGATGGCGCATGCAGCGAAACGGACTCGCCCGGCGGCGCTGA